The sequence CTGGTCAGCCTTGAAAGGCAACAGCACCAGTTCACAATCACTGGCCAGAGCTTCAATCACAGAATTGAAGCCACCATGGCCTAAATGGCATCCCACGCTAGAGTGTTTCAGTACAAGCTGCTGCTGAAACCAACCAGTGTGCACCACTCCCCTATTCTTCACTCTTTCCAAAAACCCTTTTGGTAATGCTCTCTCTAACTCAGCTTTGGCAGAGAGATTGGATGGGAAATTCAGAACCAAAATGAAAGGTAAGCCACTGAGTTCTAAGCCACTGGCCACTTCTTTGATTTGATCATCATTCAGAAATTGCTCACTGCCAAAGGAGCATAGTATGACAGATTTGGCAGGGAAACTGTCTAACCATTTGGACCACTTTTCCTCTAGCACATCCATTGATGGCTCTGGGACAAGGAAACCAGTTAACAAAACCAGTTTCCCAAATTGCTTTTCAATGTAGTCTAAGTAGGATTCTTCTATTTCCTTGCACGATCTAAACACTATTAATGAGCAGTCACTAAAGCCTTGCAAAACTCGCTCATAACCAGTAAAGTTTTTTTCACCAAATCTTTTGAAGAGGAACATCAAGTCCATGGCCTCAAAGGCCTTGAGGGAAATGTTGGAGTTTTGAGGATACCCTGGTGGAGGCTTTTTAAGATCCTCAAAAGTGATGTTTCTTCCTTCAATATCAGCAAGCCTTGAAGGCACAGTAATGTAAGAATCAGATATGGCAGAGAAGGACGCAAAGCGAACAGATTTGATGCCAAGTTCAGAAGCTAGTTTTGGGAGCCAGTTTTGTGCAAAGTCAAAGAAAACATAATGGGGTTTGAGTTCCAACAAAAGGGACTTTACATGAGGTTGAGTAAGGTCAAGTGCATGTATGAGATTTGCAGCCAAGTTTGGTGGCAATTCAGCAGTGCTGGTTATGCCATTTGGGAAGTATAGTGGGATAACATTGATGGCTGGATTGAGACTAAGAGTTGATTTGATTCTGGGAATGTTGGATGCAGCTGACAAGAAAGTGATACGAACTCCATGAGAGAACAACTTGTTGGAGAGTTGAACAAATGCGTTAATGTGACCAAATG comes from Glycine soja cultivar W05 chromosome 20, ASM419377v2, whole genome shotgun sequence and encodes:
- the LOC114402612 gene encoding UDP-glycosyltransferase 79A6-like, coding for MSCEVVNNDELHVVMFPFLAFGHINAFVQLSNKLFSHGVRITFLSAASNIPRIKSTLSLNPAINVIPLYFPNGITSTAELPPNLAANLIHALDLTQPHVKSLLLELKPHYVFFDFAQNWLPKLASELGIKSVRFASFSAISDSYITVPSRLADIEGRNITFEDLKKPPPGYPQNSNISLKAFEAMDLMFLFKRFGEKNFTGYERVLQGFSDCSLIVFRSCKEIEESYLDYIEKQFGKLVLLTGFLVPEPSMDVLEEKWSKWLDSFPAKSVILCSFGSEQFLNDDQIKEVASGLELSGLPFILVLNFPSNLSAKAELERALPKGFLERVKNRGVVHTGWFQQQLVLKHSSVGCHLGHGGFNSVIEALASDCELVLLPFKADQFFNAKLIAKALEAGIEVNRSEDGDFKKEDILKAVKTIMVEDDKEPGKQIKENHMKWKEFLLNKGIQNKFITDLVAQLKSMA